The nucleotide window ACCATCAAATTGGTTCTATTTggtttcaatgttttgtttcaggCAGGACATGTTGACATGCTAAGCTCTGATCATTCACCAACTCTGCCGGAACTTAAGCTTCTTGATGATGGAGACTTCTTGAGGGCTTGGGGTGGCATATCATCTTTGCAGGTTGGCATATTTTTCCTTGCAAATGTTATGGTCTGTTACTGGCTTCAGAAACTAACTGGCATTCTCGGGGGCATTTGCAGTTTGTTCTTCCTGTGACATGGTCATATGGCCAGAAATATGGAGTGACTTTGGAACAGTTAGCTTTATGGTGGAGTGAAAGGCCCGCCAGGCTTGCCGGACAAGAATTGAAGGtgatatcatcatcaaatttttatctgttttaatgattttcatgCAGACATGAATCTCATTGTGCTGATGAATTGAATTCTAAATTTGCAGGGGGCAATTGCAATTGGGAACCATGCAGATATGGTAGTGTGGGATCCAGATGTGGAGTTTGACCTTGATGATGACCCTGTTTACCTCAAGCATTCGGTATGTCTTCCTTATGTATCCTCTGTTTTTGAGTGTAACTTTGCTTGTTTCTTGATAACATTCTTAAGACCCTGTATGGCATTCTGTTCTATATTAAACCTGTTTTCTGTTCTGTGTTATGACACAACAAGGTTTTGACTGTGTTACCTTTCTGTGTACAGGGGATTTCAGCCTACATGGGAACAAAGTTATCTGGAAAAGTTTCAGCTACTTTTGTAAGAGGAAACCTTGTCTTCAAAGAGGGGAAGCATGCTCCGGCAGCATGCGGCGTTCCGATTCTGGCAAAATAATTACGCTTGTGATTTACAAGCCAAATCTCCTTGTATATGTACTTGTGGGATATCATTCATGTATGGCTCTGTCATCTCTTGGCTTTTGATGAGCCTggtgcttcccaaatctgtaATATAACAATTTCCAACtaatttcctttcctttttttttttggggtaaatcAAAGGATATAtattatgaataaatataagcaactgataataataaaacaaaagaattacagaaagaaaaattgtggTCCTAGAACTAACAAATTCCTTGGTGCCTAAGTAACAACTCCTATATAAAACAGGGCATATCACGCACCGCTCCAAAACCTTCCCCTGCAAACCCTCCCTCAATTCTCAAACCAAAATCACAATTTCAATGGCTCCTTCAAGTCATCTTGGTCCTCGAGAGCTCAGCCTCCCTCAATAATAATCCCTATAGTTACGACGATAGCGGCAAGAGGACATCCGCGGCGATGGGGGGCGAGTGGCTGAGCTTCAGTGGAAGCGAATGGTGGACGACATGTTAAAGCAAGGCAAGATGAATTGCCTGGCTGTTTCTGACGTCTCGGGAAGCATGGAAGGAACCCCCATGAAAGGTTTCCGTGGCATTGGGGATTGTCGTGTCTGAATTGAGTGAAGATCCATGGAAAGGAAAGGTGATCACTTTCAGTCAGTGGTCTCAGCTGCATTTGATTCAAGGCGATGATCTCAATCCAAGTGTGAGTTTGTGAATAGGATGGAGGCTGGTTGCAACACTGATTTCCAAAAggtgtttgatttgattctgAAAGTGCCCGTGAAGGGGAATTTGAAGCCGGAGGACATGATAAAGAGGGTGTTTGTGTTCAGCGACATGGAGTTTGCTGAGGCTTCGTCGTCTAGCAGATGGGAGACTGATTACGCTGTGATACAGAAGAAGTTTGAGAAGCAAGGGTATGGTAATGCGGTGCCGCAGATTGTGTTTTGGAATCTGAGGCACTCCAAGGCGACGCCTGTGGTGACCGGGACACAATCCGGAGTGGCTCTGTTGAGTGGCTTCTCTAAGAATTTGCTCAAGCTCTTCTTGGATAATGACGGGGAAGTTCAACCGGACCTTGCCATGGAAGCTGCCATATCCGGCCAAGAGTATCAGAAGCTGGTTGTGTTGGATTGAATTGATTGATCATCCCTGCTTAAGTGGTggtttttgtttagtttagCCGCTACAAGTtaattttccatttctcaATTTGTAACAAGCTGTGAAAGCAAAAGGTGAAATATATGCAGACGACCACTAGTTGCGGGCTCATTGAGTAAGATATTAGGGTCGAGTCCTAATATGCGTGTATTGTGTGTAAAATGAAAAGTCCTCAAAAGGTGAAATATTATTCGTGCTTTTTCGTCCCTTTCATCCGTtactgttataaaaaaaaacaaaacaaaacagataTTCTCGAAAACAGGCAAAAGGAAAACGACATGTCGTGTCgttgagaaaattaaagtGAGCAAATGACCCAAGCCCAGCAGGCGGCTGGCCAAAGCCCAGATTGCctccagaattttttttggttacgaGGCGGGAGATTGGTTCCACATTTGCATCTTCGCGGATAAGATGCTAAAACCCATCGCGTCAAAACTAACGACGCCATGTTCAACTCTTCGAATCTACTCGTTCACTCTCTGACTCCTCCATTGAAACTCAGCAGCAacctcttcttcatctccgTCCCCAAACCTTCGAACCTCTGTACCAGAGCCCTCAAACCCGCCACCGCTAACTTCTCGCTTTCCTACTCGCCCGAGTCACTGTCCAACCAACTCAGCCTCGCCCATTCCCTCCAATCCGAAACCCTAGAAATTCTAGAATGGGCCTCGGTCTGCAAGCAGCTCTCGGCGTTGGCGTTCACCGCCATGGGCTTCTCGGCCGCGCAGGAGGCCCGCATTCCCGTCGGCCGGTCCAAGGAGGAGAGCCAGAAGCTTCTCGATCAGACGACCGCGGCGGTGGATGCCATCACGATGGCCGGTTCTCCGCCGTCCGATTTCTCGGCCATCGAGAACGTCTCGGATATCGTGAGCTCCGCGGTTTCAGGCAAATTGCTTAGCATCAACGAGCTCTGCGCTGTGCGTAGGACGCTGAACGCCGCGAAGGGATTGTTCGAAAAATTGAAGGGCTTGGCTTTTAGTGCAGATTGTACAGACAGGTATCCGTGTTATTGAGCTTTGCTtcatttatttacttatttccTTTAGGTTTGTTCTATGTTTTCGTTTTAATGAGCATGTGGTTGTGTACTCTACTGTGATAGATAATATTAAgacaaatcaaatttttatgatttattttttgttaagttGTACTGGAACAGGTACTTGCCCCTGCTTGAAATACTTGACGATTGTGATTTCCTAGTGGAGCTGGAGAAAACGATAGGATTATGCATAGATTGCAAGCTTTCAATAATTGTTGACACAGCTAGTGAAGACCTGGAGATCATTAGGTCAGAAAGGAAGAGTAACATGGAAAATCTGGATTCTTTGTTGAAGGAAGTGTCAACCCAGATTTTTAAAGCTGGTGGCATTGACAGTCCTTTGGTAACTAAGCGCAGGGCTAGGATGTGCGTGGGTGTTAGGGCTACTCACAAACATTTGCTTCCgggttgcatagttttggatgTTAGTAGTTCTGGCGCAACATACTTTGTGGAACCCAAAGAAGCTGTGGAGTTGAATAACATGGAAGTGAGGCTTTCAAATGCTGAGAGAGCTGAGGAAATAGGCATTTTGAGCTTCCTTACATCGGAAATTGCAAAATCAGAAACACCGATAATGTATTTGTTAGATAAAGTTCTAGAAGTGGATCTTGCTTTTGCTAGAGCTGCTTATGCTCTACGGATGAATGGGGTATGCCCAATTTTTAGTTCCAAGGATTGCCAGGACTTAGATTCTGGTGGCGCCAGTTTAGCGACATCTGTAGATATAGAAGGAATACAACATCCATTGCTGCTTGAGCCATCTcttaaaaatttatctgacGTTCTTGCATCCAGTTCTAGAAATCACCTTTCCTCTGATGACGTTAATGGTTTAAAAATGATTACTGGAAGTTTATCTGGTCGTGCATCTGATTTTCCAGTGCCAATAGACATCAAAATTGGATGTGGCACCAGAGTGGTTGTAATCTCAGGACCTAATACTGGAGGAAAAACAGCTTCCATGAAAGCTTTGGGCATGGCATCTCTCATGTCGAAGGCTGGCATGTACCTGCCTGCTAAAAACCACCCAAAGCTTCCGTGGTTTGATCTTGTTCTAGCCGATATTGGAGATCACCAGGTAGTAGTTTACCTTAATTATGGCAGAAAATCCTAGGTTCtttaagtttttcattttagtcTGActattgtttttcaattgaagTCTCTTGAGCAAAATCTCTCAACGTTTAGTGGGCACATATCACGGATCTGTAATATTTTGGAAGTGGCCTCAAAAGAATCACTTGTCCTCATTGATGAAATTGGCAGTGGAACCGATCCGTCAGAAGGTGTTGCTCTTTCTGCCAGCATCTTGCTATATCTCAAAGGCCGTGTTAACTTAGCTGTTGTGACTACTCATTATGCGGATTTAAGTCGCCTGAAAGAAAAGGATAATCAGTTTGAAAATGCAGCTATGGAATTTTGTCTAGAAACCTTACAACCTACTTATCGGATCCTATGGGGAAGTACTGGTGATTCAAATGCATTGAGTATTGCTAAATTGATTGGTTTTAATCAACGCATAATTGAGCGTGCACAAAAATGGGTGGAGAGGTTAATGCCTGAAAAGCAACAAGAGCGAAAAGGTTTGCTATATCGGTCATTAATAGAGGAAAGAGGCAGACTAGAAGCTCGGGCAAAAATGGCTGCATCACTTCATTCAGATATCATGGATCTTTATCGTGAGGTATTGTTTGAGTAGCTCTAGTCTGGAACAGATTTGCATTTTTCTCTGCtgccaccttttttttttcattatcttGTTTTGTGTGGCTCTTTAcgtctattttttcttttttcttttattaaattgaagatcCAAGATGAGGCAGAAGATCTTGATAAGCGCAAGAGAGCTCTTATGGCAAAGGAAACCCTACAGGTTCAGAAAGAAGTGAAGACTGCAAAATCTCAAATGGAATTTGTGCTGAACGAGTTTGATAACCAACACAAAACTGCTGGTGCTGATCAGTTGAATTTGCTGATTAGGAAATCCGAAGCTGCAATTGCATCTGTTATTAAGGCTCATTGTCCTGATGATGATTTGTTGGTTAGCGAGACATCTACCGCTTCATACACGCCCCAACCTGGGGAGCAAGTCCATTTGAAGAGACTGGGAGATAAGTTAGCTACTGTTGTTGAAACACCTGGAGATGATGGGACAGTCCTTGTACAATACGGTAAAATAAAGGTTCGCTTGAAGAAGAATGACATCAGAGCTGTTCCTAGTATTGAGAAGAATCCAATGACAAATTCTGCCCCACGTTTGAAGCAGCAGGTATGTAATGAGTAATTATTTATTCTTAGTACCATCAAACATCCTGTTTGGGGGTTTTGACCGGTTTCCATGGCTTGTAGATGTTTGGAATCAAATCCAAAGATAGAGGCTGATCATTTTGATTGATATTGTAGGCTTCGCAGAGTCGTACTGGGGAAGCCGAAAGCGGGGAGGTCGCCTATGGTCCAGTGGTACAAACGTCAAAGAACACCGTGGATCTCCGTGGCATGAGGGTGGAGGAAGCTTCTGACCTCCTGGACATGGTCATCGTTGCTAGACAATCTCAATCAGTTCTCTTTGTCATACATGGGATGGGCACAGGGGTTGTTAAAGAGCGAGCActtgagattttgaaaaaCCATCCACGAGTAGCCAAGTATGAACAAGAAAGTACAATGAATTATGGTTGTACAGTTGCTTATATCAAGTAAAATGACACTACCCATCATCCAGACATAGTCACTCATTCTTTTCGATCTTCATGTAAATTCTTTTCTTGGCACTGACCAGTTTTAGTGTTATGCTGGGTCAAAGTACCCTCACAATTTTGTAAAATTGTACCCAGCAATCTATTTGATAGGATTTTGTACATTAAGCTACTATTTTTCCCCTCTTTAATTCCATTATTACAACATAAAgctttagttttttcttttcctctctcCTCTGTCTTGACAAAATCATTTTCTATTTATcggaatttgaaatttgactaTGAAAGATTGTAATGGACACCTTAAGAGCTAGACAAAACTTTTTTGGGCAATAATATATGACTTGCTATAAAGCTTGCCTTTTGCAGCAGACTCCACGTCTTGCCCTGATGTAATCCTTGGAGCTGCCACATGCACAGTCCCTCCCAACACTCTCTTGTAAGCTGGCCAAACTTATTTTCTCCAGATAAGCATGTGGACAAAAGCATAGAAACCAAGATTGTATATGTACAAGCTGCTCCATTCTGAGAAATAGCTGTATGTTGTTGAAGGTTTGCTGGAAAATGTTGGCGGTTTTTGAGAAAGCAATTGGAAAACCACCTGAGGAGCTGAGGCTTCCTTCGAATGTGTTGGAGAAGGCAAAGACCAGAGAGGAAATTTTGGAGACTTTCCAATCTTCATGTCCTGAGAGCACGGTGTACTATCTTTCAAATGGGAATTTCATGGCCTTGTCCCATGCCGACGAAAGTATTCAATCACACCCAAGGTATTGATTGATATTTGATCTTCATCGTCTTTTAGTTCCATGCCTCATTGTTTTCTTGCTGATATTCTAAGCCAATATTCTTCTCATCTCAGTTCCCACAAAAGATTATGACAGGGTATTTGATTATACTAGTTGAGCTTTTCTTGCGCCAAAGCCTGCATGCAAAAGTGAAGCTCTTGTTTTTCTATACAGTGCTCTCAGTTGTCTATTTCTGTATTTGGCAGGTCCATAGTTGTCATAGACGATGTCTTCTGCATTTTTATAGGGATTTTGGAGAACACTTGTGACCTTAGAAGGCACTACGGCCTTCCAAGACAAGCAACAGAAGCCATGGTTGTGGTTGAAGCTTATAAAGTTCTAAGAGATCGAGCACCCTACCCGCCAGATCAAGTCATCAAAGATCTGCAAGGAAAATTCGCATTTATTCTCTTCGATGCTAGATTTGGTACCCTTTTTGCAGCGAGGGTGGGTTATGCATTTCTGAAATGAACTtacaattgaaatatatataattaaacttGTCTTTGACTTTGTTCaagacaaattttatttttgaatgtAGTCTGTCTCATTCAACACTGGCTTGGAGATCTTTACTTTTCTTGGTTGGTCAAAAACATTGCATCTCCCACAATGCTAGAGCTAATACAGCTGCTATTCCTGTTAGGATCGAGATGGAAGTGTGGAGCTTCAGTGGGCCATGGCAGGTGATGGATCCCTAGTCTACTCTCATGATCTCGACATCATCAGAGAGGCTTGTGGAAAATCTTTTGCACCTTTTCCTCCAGGTTAGTCCAAATTGGTGCTCTTCCATTACcctttagtttctttttcgtCGTCAATGCCTTATGATGATAGAATTCTGACCCAATTTGCAGTAACTAACCCAAGTTCAATATTAAGAAGTGTTTTAAAATGGTCTAACAGGCTGCATATTTACAAGTGGAAGTGGGCTGACGAGCTTTGTTCATCCCTTACACAAGGTAAGGGCAAGCACACACGAAGATGATGATGGCCATATTTGTGGAGTTACTTTTCAGGTGGATCTGTTCACCCGACTCCCCAGCATCCCGCGCACCGGCAGTGCAGGAAATTGGGCTGATCAAGCACCTGTGGTCAAGGAAGGAGAAGGAAATTGGTCTGATCAAGCAACTGTGGTCAAGGAAGGAGAATAAGGACCCTGAAATTAGCCCTGCAGCCTGCTAGTGAGAACAATGAATTGTATATGTAACTGGTGAGTTGTAAACTAGAGTGTGTaataaaaacagaacaagTTACGTGTGGCCTCTCAGAAATGCATGCTTATTATATCATCATAAGTTTGGGGGATTTTATTGGTACACAATACTTAAACTAGATATGTTAGCTTATACAGTAGATCCTAGTCTGCCTAGTCTGATGCTGGGGCCATGGCATCCATACTGCGATCTCGTTTCCCTTCACCTTCAGCATTGCTGCTGGTTTCATCTGGGGGCATCTTCCATTTTTCATGTGTAATCTCATTGACATGGTTGCCATTTTCTCCATGGCTGTTTCTTCCCTCCATGGGCTGATGGTCGACTTTGAGGTGGTTATTGTGGACATTGGTATCATCCATGGACTGGTCGTCATGTTGAAAGTACAAACGAACTCCTTTGCAGGTAGCAGCAGGGCAATGAATTGGTGTGCAATATAGACCAGAACCAATTTGGCCGCCATTAGTACCACCAATTCCATAGCCTGGAGTTCCATAACCTGGAATGACAAAGCCTGGACCACCGCCTCCACCATTGccactgccaccaccaccaccttggCTGCCGCAATTACCGCcgcctccaccaccaccaataCCACCACCTAGGCCACCGCCTATACCACCACCTAGTCCACCGCCAATACCACCACCTTGGCCACCATCAGTACCACCACCTTGGCCACCGCCAATACCACCACCTAGGCCACCACCTTGGCCACTACAAGCACCATGACCTTGGCAACCGCCGTTACCCTCACCTTCCCTACTACCACCACCTAGATTGCCAATCCCACCTTCAATACTACCTCCAATACCAAAACCTGGACCGAAACTAATACTACCTCCAATAATACCTCCACCAAGTCCTCCTCCAATCTGTCCACCAAGCCCTCCTCCAATTTGTCCACCTAAGACAAACTTCTCTGGTTCATCaaccatttctttttccttgccAGTAATAACCCTAAGAGCAGAGGTAACTCCCCAGCTAAGCAATATCAAGTAGGCTATGGAAGCCCATTTTGGTGTTGCCATCTCTAGCTATTTTCTATTGCCTAAGCTTGTTCTGTATGTTAAAGGGCTTTTATAGTAAGGTCTGCATAGTTTGTTTCAGTGAAAATGGCATAAAACTGGCAGTTGGTTGAGCAAAACAGGAAGCAAGCAAATGAATTTCCTGCATTTGGTTATGGAAACCAGGGTATCATGGTGTTTATGTGACTAGAGAATTACGCGTTGTAATTGTAATTGTAGTTGCATCTTCCATCTCtataaaccaaaccaaatcaaacaattTGTTGTTTATTAATACTTGATATCAACCCTAAAATGATACAATTTGTTGACATGAGTAATAAAATGATCGGTTAGTGCCAAAACCATTAATTCAACATGTGACTAACTTATTTAACTAGCAttacatgaagaaaaaaaatgtttagtTCTTAATGTATATtgttttccttcatttctcgATTTGGTATTGTGTATCAACTTAGatatgaaaaattaatatgcataCCAAATTATTTTAGATACACTTTTGACTCTCGTCATTCATGTATGTATGTGAATCATCATGCATGCTCTCTAGAGTCTAGCATTACATAATTAGTCCCAAATTAAGGTTTCCAAGTAATTTACAGAGTAAAACTACCTTTGAAGGGAATTatgtttatttgagggacattcTATCTTTAAGAcctgttcttttttattgtttcaAGGATCCAATGATATAAAATACGGCCACATTGCTCTAATCAACTGGTCTAATCCGTCTGCTATCAACATCACCATCATATATTTTCAATCACCCGGAGGCCCAAAAATTCAGTCTCTTTTTGCAACAACTTCCTTCGGAAGGAACGTGCTTTGGAAGGAAGAAAGCCGAATCAGAGGGGGACTGTGCCAATAAGCAATAGCGAAGGCGCCAAAAGCATGTTGCTTACgattgtttctttgtttttgtttttgttttagtttacTTTAtcctctttttatttatatataaatcatAATTATTCTTCCGTCCACTCGCACTCATAACTCATCCATGAGTTAATTCCTCACAGAATCCTCACCATCTGTGTCTCGAAAAAGTCATTCTTTGATTTTCGTATTgagatttttcaaaatcagTCAATTCAATTCATTGCTGCTGTTCAAGTACTCTTTGAAAAGCCAGCGTCTTAGGGTGGCAAAAGCCGCAACCTTTAATCTCCCATTGCACATCACCGAAACGACGACTCAAAGTGAGTTCGAGTGAATTTGTGGCTGGTGTTGAAGTGGGTCTGATTGCATTCCTAATTCAGACCTAGAATTTGTTTGGGAAATCGGCTTTTTGCTCAGTCTCAGTGTCAGTGTCTTTCCCTGAATTCAAAATCTAATTTGTTATTGATTGAATTGTGAGAATGGAGGCCTCTGGTTTGAATGGGGCGTCAAATTTTGATGATGAGAAGGCGTTGAAGGGTTTGCTTGAAGCGTTTGGTGCTGCGTTTTCTCTTGATCAAATAGCTTCTGCTTATTGCAAGGCTGGGAAGAATGCTGGCGATGCTGCTGAAGCTCTGGCTATGTCTACACCTAATGGTGAGGCAAAGCCAAGGGGTGAAGAAGAATCTTCACGATTATCTCTCGGTAATAGCTCTAAGAAGCCATATCTATATCAAGCAAATGGGAATTCCAGAGCTTCAAAGCCCAAATATCGTGCTGTTTCAGGGGGCAGTGTTTCAAGCATTATTGGGAAACATTATGGGAAGAAAACACCATCAGCAGATGGGTCTTGTAATGCAACCAAACCCTTGAAGCTGGACTCTGAGGTGTTGCCAATGTCGGAAACTTGGGTGGAAAAGGCTGAGTCCAATCCTTCAAGGAATGATGGTCTCCACCAGGATATGGAAGATTTTCTATTCACTATGCTTGGAGATGGATTCAAgctagaaagagagaggattCGAGAAGTTCTTGGTAAAGTG belongs to Prunus persica cultivar Lovell chromosome G4, Prunus_persica_NCBIv2, whole genome shotgun sequence and includes:
- the LOC18781426 gene encoding uncharacterized protein LOC18781426, yielding MFNSSNLLVHSLTPPLKLSSNLFFISVPKPSNLCTRALKPATANFSLSYSPESLSNQLSLAHSLQSETLEILEWASVCKQLSALAFTAMGFSAAQEARIPVGRSKEESQKLLDQTTAAVDAITMAGSPPSDFSAIENVSDIVSSAVSGKLLSINELCAVRRTLNAAKGLFEKLKGLAFSADCTDRYLPLLEILDDCDFLVELEKTIGLCIDCKLSIIVDTASEDLEIIRSERKSNMENLDSLLKEVSTQIFKAGGIDSPLVTKRRARMCVGVRATHKHLLPGCIVLDVSSSGATYFVEPKEAVELNNMEVRLSNAERAEEIGILSFLTSEIAKSETPIMYLLDKVLEVDLAFARAAYALRMNGVCPIFSSKDCQDLDSGGASLATSVDIEGIQHPLLLEPSLKNLSDVLASSSRNHLSSDDVNGLKMITGSLSGRASDFPVPIDIKIGCGTRVVVISGPNTGGKTASMKALGMASLMSKAGMYLPAKNHPKLPWFDLVLADIGDHQSLEQNLSTFSGHISRICNILEVASKESLVLIDEIGSGTDPSEGVALSASILLYLKGRVNLAVVTTHYADLSRLKEKDNQFENAAMEFCLETLQPTYRILWGSTGDSNALSIAKLIGFNQRIIERAQKWVERLMPEKQQERKGLLYRSLIEERGRLEARAKMAASLHSDIMDLYREIQDEAEDLDKRKRALMAKETLQVQKEVKTAKSQMEFVLNEFDNQHKTAGADQLNLLIRKSEAAIASVIKAHCPDDDLLVSETSTASYTPQPGEQVHLKRLGDKLATVVETPGDDGTVLVQYGKIKVRLKKNDIRAVPSIEKNPMTNSAPRLKQQASQSRTGEAESGEVAYGPVVQTSKNTVDLRGMRVEEASDLLDMVIVARQSQSVLFVIHGMGTGVVKERALEILKNHPRVAKYEQESTMNYGCTVAYIK
- the LOC18780425 gene encoding stem-specific protein TSJT1, yielding MHSPSQHSLVCWKMLAVFEKAIGKPPEELRLPSNVLEKAKTREEILETFQSSCPESTVYYLSNGNFMALSHADESIQSHPRSIVVIDDVFCIFIGILENTCDLRRHYGLPRQATEAMVVVEAYKVLRDRAPYPPDQVIKDLQGKFAFILFDARFGTLFAARDRDGSVELQWAMAGDGSLVYSHDLDIIREACGKSFAPFPPGCIFTSGSGLTSFVHPLHKVRASTHEDDDGHICGVTFQVDLFTRLPSIPRTGSAGNWADQAPVVKEGEGNWSDQATVVKEGE